Proteins encoded within one genomic window of Falco biarmicus isolate bFalBia1 chromosome 14, bFalBia1.pri, whole genome shotgun sequence:
- the LOC130158595 gene encoding uncharacterized protein LOC130158595, with translation MKGLFCCLKMLWTTPPHHTLPQQQRTETMRQLVPCLGSLGTRRRQGSWPRRTTSGKTSAWSSSRTPTLFPRRARQPPSRVVTHRPAPAPGMSPRMSQASPPCRTPQLDGDGPPSSAGCSGLCAGLSPVPASRHSESSSALLPAGPMKVPAAPEPVLHAEGAAQGGTGGMAAGTAPHAFSCPEDIVAPASAGPCMLSEANKS, from the exons ATGAAGGGGCTTTTTTGTTGCCTGAAAATGCTGTGGACAACACCGCCAcaccacaccttgccccagcagcagagaacgGAGACAATGAGACAGCTTGTCCCCTGCCTTGGGAGCCTTGGCACCAG GAGGCGCCAGGGGTCTTGGCCAAGGAGGACGACAAGTGGGAAGACATCAGCCTGGAGCTCTTCCAGGACCCCCACGCTGTTCCCCCGGAGGGCCAGGCAACCTCCGAGCAGAGTGGTAACACATCGCCCTGCTCCGGCTCCAGGGATGAGCCCGAGGATGAGCCAG GCATCGCCGCCCTGCCGCACACCCCAGCTCGACGGCGACGGCCCTCCCTCTTCCGCAGGGTGCTCAGGGCTCTGCGCAGGGCTTTCTCCTGTACCTGCATCACGGCACAGCGAGAGCAGCAGCGCCCTGCTGCCAGCGGGGCCCATGAAGGTGCCGGCTGCCCCTGAGCCCGTGCTGCATGCGGAAGGTGCAGCGCAGGGAGGCACTGGAGGGATGGCTGCCGGGACTGCGCCCCACGCATTCAGCTGCCCTGAGGACATCGTGGCGCCAGCCTCTGCTGGGCCCTGCATGCTTTCTGAGGCCAATAAAAGCTGA